Proteins encoded within one genomic window of Aerococcus viridans:
- the purE gene encoding 5-(carboxyamino)imidazole ribonucleotide mutase — MAIEVGVVMGSTSDWETMKHTCEVLDELEVAYEKKVVSAHRTPDLMFDYAEEARGRGIRVIIAGAGGAAHLPGMLAAKTTLPVIGVPVQSKALNGLDSLLSIVQMPGGVPVATVAIGKAGATNAGLLAAQMLGAFQPELADRIENRREALKQKVMESSDELV; from the coding sequence TTGGCAATTGAAGTAGGGGTCGTCATGGGAAGCACATCCGACTGGGAGACGATGAAACATACCTGTGAGGTGCTGGATGAACTGGAGGTAGCTTACGAGAAAAAAGTGGTCTCCGCTCACCGGACACCGGACTTGATGTTTGATTATGCTGAAGAAGCGCGCGGGCGGGGGATCAGAGTGATCATCGCTGGAGCGGGAGGCGCAGCACATCTTCCAGGAATGCTGGCAGCGAAGACGACGCTGCCGGTCATCGGCGTGCCTGTTCAGTCAAAGGCGCTGAACGGTCTGGACTCACTCCTGTCGATCGTACAGATGCCGGGAGGAGTCCCTGTTGCTACCGTAGCCATTGGCAAGGCTGGGGCAACGAATGCCGGTCTCCTCGCCGCTCAGATGTTGGGAGCCTTTCAGCCTGAACTGGCCGACCGAATCGAAAATAGAAGAGAAGCCTTGAAACAGAAGGTAATGGAAAGTAGTGATGAACTTGTCTAA
- the purD gene encoding phosphoribosylamine--glycine ligase: MKLLVIGSGGREHAIAKKLLEGSQVEQVFCAPGNPGMTRDGITVLNISQEDHASLIDFAKKESVEWTIVGPEIPLFNGIVDDFQAEGLAIFGPSKTATQIESSKAFAKELMTTNAIPTADYKSFDQYEEARRYIEKGNIPVVIKADGLAAGKGVVVAETMEAALDALDDMMLDKKFGDQNTRVVIEEYLTGEEFSLMAFVKNEKVYPMVISQDHKRLLERDKGPNTGGMGAYAPVKHISEAVVKEATEKILLPAATGMVRNGTPFTGILYAGVMATDDGPKTIEFNARFGDPETQVLMNRLESDLAEAISAILNDQEPGLVWKQEGISLGVVVASKGYPEAYEKYRPLDLPEIGNQMNLYFAGVSETAGKLVSNGGRVYLVEAAGETIEEAQEAVYSALEAVDTSEYVYREDIGNRAVMNGK, from the coding sequence GTGAAGTTACTAGTGATTGGATCAGGTGGACGTGAACACGCGATTGCCAAAAAACTGCTGGAGGGCAGCCAAGTCGAGCAGGTGTTCTGTGCACCGGGAAACCCGGGGATGACTCGTGACGGTATAACCGTGCTGAATATCAGTCAGGAAGACCATGCGTCGTTAATTGATTTTGCCAAAAAAGAAAGTGTTGAATGGACCATCGTTGGCCCGGAAATCCCCCTGTTTAATGGCATCGTGGATGATTTCCAGGCTGAAGGGCTCGCAATTTTTGGCCCATCAAAAACTGCGACTCAGATAGAATCATCAAAGGCGTTCGCTAAAGAGCTGATGACCACCAATGCTATTCCGACAGCAGATTACAAGTCTTTCGATCAGTATGAAGAAGCTAGACGTTACATTGAAAAAGGAAACATTCCAGTCGTCATCAAGGCTGATGGATTGGCCGCAGGTAAAGGAGTCGTTGTAGCTGAAACGATGGAAGCGGCACTTGATGCCCTTGATGACATGATGCTGGATAAAAAATTCGGGGACCAGAACACGCGTGTAGTCATCGAAGAATACCTGACGGGAGAAGAGTTTTCCCTTATGGCTTTTGTTAAAAATGAGAAGGTCTATCCGATGGTGATTTCACAGGATCATAAGCGCCTGCTTGAAAGGGACAAAGGTCCGAACACTGGAGGAATGGGGGCCTATGCTCCAGTTAAGCATATATCTGAAGCTGTAGTAAAAGAAGCGACTGAAAAGATACTCCTGCCGGCTGCGACAGGGATGGTAAGAAACGGGACGCCTTTTACGGGTATATTATATGCCGGAGTCATGGCAACAGACGATGGACCTAAAACAATCGAGTTCAATGCCCGCTTTGGAGATCCGGAAACGCAAGTGCTGATGAACCGTCTGGAATCCGATCTCGCAGAAGCCATTTCAGCTATTCTTAATGACCAGGAACCCGGTCTAGTCTGGAAACAGGAGGGCATCAGTCTTGGGGTGGTAGTTGCCTCAAAAGGCTATCCAGAAGCTTACGAAAAATATAGACCATTGGACCTGCCTGAAATAGGCAATCAGATGAACCTGTACTTCGCAGGCGTATCAGAAACCGCAGGAAAGCTGGTTTCAAACGGCGGCCGTGTCTATTTAGTCGAAGCAGCTGGGGAAACAATCGAAGAAGCGCAGGAAGCTGTCTATTCAGCGCTTGAAGCCGTAGATACAAGCGAGTATGTCTACAGGGAAGATATCGGAAACAGAGCGGTTATGAACGGGAAATAA
- the purH gene encoding bifunctional phosphoribosylaminoimidazolecarboxamide formyltransferase/IMP cyclohydrolase, with protein MTRALISVSNKTNIVDFAQALVRQNIEIISTGGTKKVLDEAGIPTLSIEEVTGFPEMMDGRVKTLHPLIHGGLLGRRDLNTHRSAMAEHEITPIDFVCVNLYPFKDTIARLETTREEAIEQIDIGGPSMLRSAAKNHAAVTVIVDTDDYSQVIKELEQNGETSLKTRQRLAAKVFRHTAAYDALIADYLTAQVEEETQPDSYTQTFDVKQTLRYGENSHQTAVFYEAPQANSFSIAKAKQLHGKELSYNNIKDADASIRIVREFNGPAAVALKHMNPCGIGIGESIEEAFDRAYDADPVSIFGGIVTVNETVTAELADKLSKIFLEIVIAPGFSEDALEVLTKKKNIRLLELDFSEARQGGKESVSVLGGLLVQDQDWVNEEDAPEWSVVTDKAPTDSQMRALKLNWKAVKHVKSNAIVVGNDKQTLGIGAGQMNRVGAVKIAIEQAGKQAEGAVMASDAFFPMDDSVEYAAKNGIKAIIQPGGSIKDQASIDKANEYGIAMVFTGMRHFRH; from the coding sequence ATGACACGTGCACTTATCAGTGTATCAAACAAGACCAATATCGTTGACTTTGCTCAGGCATTAGTCAGACAGAACATAGAGATTATTTCAACAGGAGGGACGAAAAAAGTCCTGGACGAGGCTGGGATTCCAACCTTGTCGATCGAAGAGGTCACCGGTTTTCCTGAAATGATGGACGGACGGGTCAAAACGTTACACCCGCTGATCCATGGGGGACTGCTGGGCCGTCGGGATCTGAACACTCACCGTTCGGCTATGGCTGAACATGAGATCACTCCGATCGACTTTGTCTGTGTGAATCTGTATCCGTTCAAAGATACGATTGCCAGACTCGAAACGACTAGAGAAGAGGCCATCGAACAGATCGATATAGGCGGACCAAGCATGCTTAGAAGTGCGGCTAAAAACCATGCAGCAGTTACAGTCATTGTAGATACTGATGACTACAGTCAAGTGATCAAGGAGCTGGAACAAAACGGTGAGACCTCTCTCAAGACTAGACAACGTCTGGCAGCTAAAGTTTTCCGTCACACGGCCGCTTATGATGCTCTGATAGCTGATTATCTGACTGCGCAGGTTGAAGAAGAAACTCAGCCAGACAGTTATACACAGACATTTGACGTGAAGCAGACTCTAAGGTACGGCGAAAACAGTCATCAAACTGCCGTTTTCTATGAGGCTCCCCAAGCAAACAGTTTTTCCATTGCTAAGGCCAAGCAGCTTCACGGAAAAGAACTGTCATATAATAATATCAAGGATGCAGATGCATCTATACGTATCGTTCGTGAATTTAACGGACCAGCAGCTGTAGCGCTTAAACACATGAATCCGTGTGGAATAGGAATTGGTGAGTCGATAGAAGAAGCCTTTGACAGAGCCTATGATGCAGACCCTGTGTCTATTTTCGGTGGCATCGTCACAGTAAATGAAACAGTCACAGCTGAACTGGCAGACAAATTAAGTAAAATCTTCCTTGAAATCGTCATTGCTCCTGGTTTTTCTGAGGATGCCTTGGAAGTCTTGACCAAGAAGAAAAATATTCGTCTGCTTGAACTGGATTTTTCTGAAGCCAGACAAGGTGGAAAAGAATCCGTGTCCGTACTTGGCGGCCTGCTGGTCCAAGACCAGGACTGGGTCAACGAAGAAGATGCTCCTGAATGGTCAGTTGTTACGGACAAGGCCCCAACTGACAGCCAGATGCGTGCACTGAAACTGAACTGGAAAGCAGTGAAGCATGTGAAGAGCAACGCCATTGTCGTAGGGAACGACAAGCAGACCTTAGGCATCGGAGCCGGTCAGATGAACCGGGTCGGAGCAGTCAAGATTGCCATTGAACAGGCAGGGAAGCAGGCAGAAGGTGCGGTCATGGCCAGCGATGCCTTTTTCCCGATGGATGACAGTGTGGAATATGCTGCCAAGAACGGGATTAAAGCAATCATTCAGCCAGGTGGGAGCATCAAGGATCAGGCGTCGATCGACAAGGCGAATGAATACGGCATCGCCATGGTCTTTACAGGAATGCGTCACTTTAGACATTGA
- the purN gene encoding phosphoribosylglycinamide formyltransferase — MRLAVFASGSGSNFEALVKAIRKQTIEAEVALLVSDKPDAFALNRADTLAVPSVSFYPKQFPSKEVFEREVLDHLKEADIDLIVLAGYMRIIGQTLLEAFDNRIINIHPSLLPLYPGKQGIQDAFDAGAKETGVTVHLVDEGIDTGTILAQEKVVIDPDDTIESLEEKLHAVEHVLYPEVIQTYIKNLQKEYA, encoded by the coding sequence ATCAGACTAGCCGTTTTTGCTTCCGGGAGCGGATCGAATTTTGAAGCACTTGTGAAGGCGATTAGAAAACAGACGATAGAAGCAGAAGTGGCTCTGCTCGTAAGTGACAAGCCTGACGCTTTTGCTCTGAATAGAGCCGATACATTGGCTGTTCCCTCTGTTTCATTTTACCCGAAACAGTTTCCTTCAAAAGAAGTCTTTGAGAGAGAGGTTTTAGATCATTTGAAAGAAGCAGACATCGACCTGATTGTCCTGGCCGGTTACATGCGAATCATCGGGCAGACTTTACTGGAAGCATTTGACAATCGAATTATTAATATTCATCCGTCATTGCTTCCGCTTTATCCCGGGAAACAGGGAATACAGGATGCATTTGATGCAGGAGCCAAAGAAACGGGTGTGACCGTACATCTAGTGGATGAAGGCATCGATACCGGGACGATACTGGCTCAGGAAAAAGTTGTTATCGATCCAGATGATACGATAGAATCACTAGAGGAGAAGCTTCATGCTGTCGAGCATGTGCTGTATCCTGAAGTCATTCAGACTTATATAAAAAATTTGCAGAAGGAGTATGCCTAA